A genome region from Methylohalobius crimeensis 10Ki includes the following:
- a CDS encoding patatin-like phospholipase family protein yields MKRIPTMGWLPALALLTGCSLYSHTNVQGTTGEPAASKASFHIGEPRGRSEKTLMILALSGGGSRAAYWSSDVMLALEKVFETEGWNLLHEVDAISSVSGGSLPAAYYAISADSPTEAGRLSSGRVWDRATVRELMRKNYRGKWIGNWFWPVNVARYWFTAYDRSDIMAQTLADNLYDQSFIGWDLRYRDLNPERPNLIINATNGTADHFGLPFTFTYEQFQAMDSDLADYDIARAVMASAAFPGAFNYMTLKDYGNDRHYFHVFDGGNYDNLGLFSAMQVLASNAQRFDRAVVILIDSYTPGGGIDHHAYDGRGTLDFGVDLNFLDSFDTLLSVNRARILEIFSAYLDRTFGDRSVFYHLRFDEVGDEGLRQQLQTIKTDFKIAAENADAIDIATAQLIVPENACLRQIMRLMEDQDNPDHATICRWRSPPTTRGSP; encoded by the coding sequence ATGAAACGAATACCCACCATGGGATGGCTACCGGCTCTGGCCTTGCTGACCGGCTGTTCCCTGTACTCCCATACCAACGTTCAGGGAACCACCGGGGAGCCTGCCGCAAGCAAAGCGAGCTTCCATATCGGCGAACCCCGCGGCCGATCGGAAAAAACTTTGATGATTTTGGCCTTGTCCGGAGGCGGCAGCCGCGCCGCTTATTGGTCGAGCGATGTGATGCTGGCCTTGGAAAAAGTGTTCGAGACCGAAGGCTGGAACCTCCTCCACGAAGTGGATGCCATCTCCTCGGTATCGGGCGGTTCGCTTCCGGCCGCTTACTACGCCATCAGCGCCGATAGCCCAACCGAAGCCGGGCGCTTGTCGTCGGGACGGGTCTGGGATCGCGCCACGGTGCGGGAACTGATGCGCAAGAATTACCGAGGCAAATGGATCGGTAACTGGTTCTGGCCCGTCAACGTCGCCCGCTATTGGTTCACCGCCTACGATCGATCCGACATCATGGCCCAGACCCTGGCCGACAATCTCTATGATCAGTCGTTCATCGGCTGGGATTTGCGCTACCGGGATCTCAATCCGGAGCGGCCCAACCTGATCATCAACGCCACCAACGGCACCGCCGATCACTTCGGTCTGCCTTTCACATTCACCTATGAACAGTTTCAAGCCATGGATTCCGATCTGGCCGATTACGATATCGCTCGGGCGGTGATGGCTTCGGCCGCCTTCCCCGGGGCGTTCAACTACATGACCCTGAAAGACTACGGAAACGACCGCCATTATTTTCATGTATTCGACGGGGGCAATTACGACAATTTGGGACTTTTCAGCGCCATGCAGGTATTGGCCAGCAACGCTCAACGATTCGACCGGGCGGTGGTGATTCTGATCGATTCCTACACCCCCGGCGGAGGAATCGATCACCATGCGTACGACGGCCGCGGGACCCTGGATTTCGGCGTGGACCTGAATTTCCTGGATAGCTTCGACACCCTGCTGTCGGTCAATCGGGCTCGGATTCTGGAAATTTTCTCCGCCTACCTGGATCGTACTTTCGGCGATCGCAGTGTGTTCTACCACTTGCGCTTCGACGAAGTGGGCGACGAGGGGCTGCGCCAGCAACTGCAAACCATCAAAACCGATTTCAAGATCGCGGCGGAAAACGCCGATGCCATCGATATTGCCACCGCCCAACTGATCGTGCCCGAAAACGCCTGTCTCCGGCAAATCATGCGTCTGATGGAAGATCAAGACAATCCCGATCACGCCACCATTTGCCGGTGGCGTTCCCCGCCTACCACCAGAGGTTCCCCATGA
- a CDS encoding c-type cytochrome, translated as MNVFKSWWDKCKRHPVLLIIVLVVAVFAVALIYRYKVERPVDYSKIEEHFKYGSIGSEPMSGLPYWIWKVLPVMFPEKIPGGGDYRAFGFLYEEDRDLPIGVSKRRVQGIDFVWLNCAVCHTGTVRESPDAPRKTYLGMPANNFKLYAFVQFLRDAALDNRFNTDNVLARIDSLDGDLDLTETIAYRFFVVDRVRGSLIDLRRQLAFLDQQHPWGPGRVDTFNPYKAIQFNFPMDRVPREELIGPADYPSIWHQRPRQGMQLHWDGNNPSVEERNKSAALGAGVTPVTIDLARIERIEDWLWELMPPPYPKPIDRTKAAQGKMLYERYCADCHGLKEKDTYVFDTKRFKRLGKVEPLADIGTDPGRLNSYTEALAAVQNTLYAGYPWRFKHFRKTNGYANMPLDGLWLRAPYLHNGSVPTLRDLLEPASRRPPVFYRGYDVYDWDKVGFVSRVAKENGQAFFRFDTGQEGNSNSGHEGEEYGTYLDPAAKDALVEYMKTF; from the coding sequence ATGAACGTTTTCAAATCCTGGTGGGATAAATGCAAACGGCATCCGGTACTCCTGATTATTGTGCTCGTGGTGGCGGTGTTTGCCGTTGCCTTAATCTATCGCTACAAGGTGGAACGACCGGTGGATTACTCAAAGATCGAAGAACATTTCAAATACGGCTCCATCGGAAGCGAACCCATGAGCGGGCTGCCCTATTGGATCTGGAAGGTCCTTCCGGTGATGTTCCCGGAAAAAATACCCGGCGGCGGCGATTACCGCGCTTTCGGCTTTCTTTACGAGGAAGACCGGGATCTTCCCATCGGGGTATCCAAGCGGCGGGTGCAAGGTATCGACTTCGTCTGGCTCAATTGCGCCGTCTGCCACACCGGCACCGTACGCGAATCGCCGGATGCCCCCAGGAAGACCTATTTGGGCATGCCGGCCAACAACTTTAAGCTTTACGCCTTCGTGCAGTTTCTGCGCGATGCGGCTCTGGACAACCGTTTCAATACCGACAACGTCCTGGCCCGGATTGATTCCCTGGACGGCGATCTGGATTTGACCGAAACCATCGCTTATCGCTTTTTCGTCGTCGATCGGGTGAGGGGCTCCCTGATCGATCTTCGGCGTCAACTCGCCTTTCTGGATCAACAGCATCCGTGGGGACCGGGGCGGGTGGATACCTTCAACCCCTACAAGGCCATTCAGTTCAATTTCCCCATGGATCGGGTACCTCGAGAGGAACTGATCGGACCGGCCGATTACCCCTCCATCTGGCATCAACGTCCGCGTCAGGGAATGCAATTGCACTGGGACGGCAATAATCCCTCGGTGGAAGAACGCAACAAAAGCGCCGCCTTGGGGGCCGGGGTAACTCCCGTGACCATCGACCTGGCGCGAATCGAGCGCATCGAGGACTGGCTCTGGGAACTCATGCCGCCGCCCTACCCCAAACCCATCGACCGGACCAAAGCCGCCCAGGGGAAGATGCTGTATGAAAGATACTGCGCCGATTGTCACGGTCTAAAGGAAAAGGATACCTACGTGTTCGATACGAAGCGCTTCAAACGCTTGGGCAAGGTGGAACCGCTGGCCGATATCGGTACCGATCCGGGCAGATTGAACTCCTATACCGAAGCCCTCGCCGCCGTTCAGAATACCCTCTACGCGGGCTATCCCTGGCGCTTCAAACATTTCCGCAAGACCAACGGTTACGCCAATATGCCGCTGGATGGCCTTTGGCTTCGGGCACCTTACCTGCACAACGGCTCCGTACCCACTTTGCGCGACCTGTTGGAACCGGCATCCCGGCGTCCCCCGGTTTTCTACCGTGGCTACGACGTCTATGACTGGGACAAGGTGGGATTCGTATCCAGGGTAGCGAAGGAAAACGGCCAGGCATTTTTCCGTTTCGATACCGGACAGGAAGGCAACTCCAACAGCGGCCACGAAGGCGAAGAATACGGCACCTATCTGGATCCCGCCGCCAAGGACGCCCTGGTTGAATACATGAAAACCTTTTGA
- a CDS encoding NADH:flavin oxidoreductase, which yields MNNDNTDRIFQPLLFRHLTVKNRLFRSSISGRWDNYDGSGTHARLNWEEKFARGGVGAIITSFVPVHVRGRILPNYAMIDHDDKIPFWREAVKRVHTHDCKLIMQLSHSGRQRDVPGIENQMNVGLSSTDKMDTFHGLLCRAMTQKEIADVTGYFVAGARRAREAGLDGIELHASHGYLFTQFLSSGINDRKDEYGGSLENRARFLIETVRAIRKEVGDDYHLQVKINAFDENNALYPWEKKGNSVEESIQLCQWLEKENVDCLHISAGSLFPHPLVPPGGFPLDVAKWTYGAMISSGVRGYFNYTFFHYRCLRPLFAWLWNRTKKRYPIEGVSSEACGLIKAKVNVPVLNTGGYQNGVLIRKVIEAGICDGVAIARPLIANPDLPHILAEGRDEPDKPCSFCNRCLLNAPANPLGCYDLRRFDGDYDAMIADIMSVFHPPAFPE from the coding sequence ATGAACAACGACAACACCGACCGCATTTTTCAACCGCTTCTGTTCCGCCATCTCACGGTCAAAAACCGCCTGTTCCGCTCCAGCATTTCCGGGCGCTGGGACAACTACGACGGCTCCGGCACCCACGCCCGCCTCAACTGGGAAGAAAAATTCGCCCGCGGCGGCGTGGGCGCGATCATCACTTCCTTCGTCCCGGTTCACGTGCGCGGACGCATCCTGCCCAATTACGCCATGATCGACCACGACGACAAAATCCCGTTCTGGCGCGAGGCGGTGAAGCGGGTCCATACCCATGATTGCAAACTCATCATGCAGCTCAGCCATTCCGGCCGCCAGCGCGACGTGCCGGGAATCGAAAATCAGATGAACGTGGGCCTGTCGTCCACCGACAAGATGGACACCTTCCACGGCCTGCTCTGTCGAGCGATGACTCAAAAAGAGATCGCCGACGTCACCGGCTATTTCGTCGCCGGCGCTCGCCGCGCACGGGAAGCGGGACTAGATGGCATCGAGCTACACGCCTCCCACGGCTACCTGTTCACCCAGTTTCTGAGTTCGGGCATCAACGACCGCAAGGACGAATACGGCGGTTCCCTGGAGAACCGGGCCCGTTTCTTGATCGAGACCGTACGCGCCATCCGCAAGGAAGTGGGCGACGATTACCACCTCCAGGTGAAAATCAACGCGTTCGACGAAAACAACGCCCTTTACCCCTGGGAGAAAAAAGGGAACTCGGTGGAAGAATCCATTCAGCTCTGCCAGTGGCTGGAAAAAGAAAACGTCGATTGCCTTCACATCTCCGCCGGCAGTCTGTTCCCCCATCCCTTGGTTCCCCCAGGCGGCTTTCCCCTGGACGTGGCCAAGTGGACCTACGGAGCGATGATCTCCAGCGGGGTGCGGGGCTATTTCAATTACACCTTCTTCCACTATCGCTGCCTGCGTCCCTTGTTCGCCTGGCTCTGGAACCGAACCAAGAAACGTTATCCCATCGAGGGAGTCAGCTCCGAGGCCTGCGGCCTAATCAAGGCCAAGGTCAATGTGCCTGTCCTGAATACCGGGGGCTATCAGAACGGCGTCCTGATTCGCAAGGTGATCGAAGCTGGAATCTGCGACGGCGTGGCCATCGCCCGTCCCCTCATCGCCAACCCGGACCTTCCCCATATCCTGGCCGAAGGCAGGGACGAACCGGACAAACCTTGCTCTTTCTGCAACCGATGCCTGCTCAACGCCCCGGCCAATCCCCTCGGCTGCTATGACCTGCGTCGCTTCGACGGCGATTACGACGCCATGATCGCCGACATCATGAGCGTATTCCATCCCCCCGCCTTTCCCGAATGA
- a CDS encoding c-type cytochrome has product MTTRGKKLTWLAVLLFLAVSVGITVWVQLFREGSQEHLADATAEEWFKYGSIGSESSQGVPYWIWLVLPKVFPDYIPGPGGYTSFGFVWEQGRELPVGFSKKTIGFERVAFNCAFCHITRYRLQPDQLPHHVAAGPGHTIRAQDYARFLARAGNDDRFNPDTLMPEIDRIYDMSWIQTLFYRYFIIPATKKALVKNGWQLAWTITKPEWGPGRIDPFNPIKFGILQMGIDNTIGSADMVPIWDMAARSGFDLHWDGLNTDYHEVVVSSAIGDGMTYQSIPEENLARIEQWLQEFPAPKSPFNTEQPQGSPYRLDPDKLAAGESLFIAHCGECHSRQGKHTGKVIPVKELGTDRHRVDMWTQEAANRYNAYQKEYDWGMEHFRNVDGYVAVLLDGLWLRGPYLHNGSVPTVRDLLNGPDQRPQVFYRGHDLIDPVNLGFISHGREARQAGFRFDTRIPGNGNQGHTYGINLSAMEKDALLEFLKTL; this is encoded by the coding sequence ATGACCACACGTGGTAAAAAATTGACATGGCTGGCCGTCTTGTTGTTTTTAGCTGTGAGCGTCGGCATCACCGTCTGGGTTCAGTTGTTTCGGGAAGGATCCCAGGAACATCTTGCCGACGCCACGGCGGAAGAGTGGTTCAAGTACGGCTCCATCGGCAGTGAATCCAGTCAAGGCGTACCCTATTGGATCTGGCTGGTGTTACCGAAAGTTTTTCCCGATTATATACCCGGTCCGGGTGGCTATACGTCATTCGGTTTCGTATGGGAACAAGGCCGGGAATTGCCGGTGGGGTTTTCCAAGAAAACCATCGGCTTCGAGCGCGTGGCTTTCAATTGCGCATTTTGTCACATTACCCGCTACCGCTTGCAACCCGATCAGCTACCGCATCATGTGGCGGCGGGACCGGGCCATACTATTCGCGCTCAGGACTACGCCCGATTCCTGGCCCGGGCCGGCAACGACGACCGTTTCAACCCGGATACGCTGATGCCGGAGATCGATCGCATCTACGACATGTCGTGGATCCAAACACTGTTCTATCGCTACTTCATCATTCCCGCCACCAAAAAAGCACTCGTCAAAAACGGCTGGCAACTGGCCTGGACCATTACTAAACCCGAATGGGGCCCGGGCCGCATCGATCCCTTCAACCCGATCAAGTTCGGCATCCTGCAGATGGGTATCGACAACACGATCGGAAGTGCCGATATGGTCCCCATTTGGGACATGGCGGCGCGATCCGGTTTCGATCTGCATTGGGACGGTCTTAACACGGATTATCACGAAGTGGTTGTAAGTTCCGCTATCGGCGACGGAATGACCTATCAATCCATTCCGGAGGAAAATCTGGCCCGGATCGAGCAGTGGCTTCAAGAATTCCCTGCCCCCAAATCTCCCTTCAATACTGAGCAACCCCAAGGATCGCCATACCGCCTCGACCCCGACAAATTAGCGGCAGGCGAGAGCTTATTCATTGCGCATTGCGGAGAATGTCATTCCCGGCAGGGCAAGCATACCGGCAAAGTAATTCCGGTTAAAGAATTAGGCACCGATCGTCATCGGGTGGATATGTGGACCCAAGAAGCAGCCAATCGCTATAACGCCTACCAAAAGGAATACGACTGGGGAATGGAGCATTTTCGTAACGTAGACGGATACGTAGCCGTACTTTTAGATGGACTATGGTTGCGAGGCCCCTATTTGCATAATGGTTCTGTACCCACTGTCAGAGATTTGCTGAATGGGCCGGATCAGCGGCCTCAAGTTTTTTACCGCGGCCATGATCTAATCGACCCGGTCAATCTGGGTTTCATCTCCCACGGCAGGGAAGCTCGACAAGCCGGTTTTCGTTTCGATACCCGAATCCCGGGTAATGGCAACCAGGGACACACTTATGGCATCAATCTTTCGGCGATGGAAAAAGACGCCTTGCTGGAATTTCTCAAAACCTTATGA